The segment CAGCAGCGGGACAGTTCACAGGAGGCCCGTGCGTGCCGCTCTACAGCTACCATTGTTCGAAATGCGACAAGGATTTTGAGCTGCTGGTGCGTTCCAGCGACACGCCCGCCTGCCCCACCTGCGGCAATATCGAGATCGCGCAGCAGGTCTCCTTCGTGGCGCCGGAGAACAAAAGCCGCGCCTTCCTGCGCGGGGCGCGCGACCAGGCGGCGCGCGAGGGCCATCTGAGCAATTTCAGCCGCTCCGAGCGTGGCGGGAGCTAACTCGACGCCAGCAAATCCTGCAGAGTCTTCAGCGTCGAAAGATCGGCTTTGCCGTCGATTCGCGCGGGCCGGAAATGGCGCTGGAAGGCAATCACCACTTTCTCGGTCTGATCGTCATAGACCCCCGTGACGTCGAGTCCGTAACCATAGGCCACGAGTTTGCGCTGAAGGTTCCAGACTTCCGCGCCTTCGTCGCCCAAGCTCAAGCCCGCATCGGGGCCCAGCGGATGCGGCGGCACATAATGGCCGACCCCGGCCGACGCGAGCTTCGCCCACGGAAAAAGCTCACCCGGATCGGCTTTGCGCTCCGGTGCAATGTCCGAATGCGCGAGAATGTCTTGCGGCGGAATCCCATACCGCTGCGCGATGTCCCGGCAAAGCGCGATGACGGCTTCGATCTGCGCATCGGGAAACGCCGGGTTCCCGAAATCATGGCCGCCATTGACGATCTCGATGCCGATCGAAGCGGAATTCATGTCGGTCTCGCCGGCCCAAGAACTTTTACCGGCGTGCCAGGCGCGGCGGGCCTCGGGCACGAGCTGAAATATCCGCCCGTCTTCCTCGACGACATAATGCGCTGAAACTTCCGACGCCGGATCGCGCAAGCGCTCCAGAGCCGCGGCGCCCGTCTTCATGCCGGTGTAGTGCAGGATGATCGCGCGCGGCACCTGCTCGTCCCTGTCGCCATGGTTCGGCGAGGGATGCGCGACGGCCAAGGGACTGTCAGGCGCGAAATCTTGCATGAGGTTGGGCCGCGCCGATCAATATCCGTAATACGCCACGCAGATCGGGCGCCCATAGACATCATAGCCCCAATGTGCGCAGCGCGGCGGTGGCGGCGGATAATAGCCCGGCGGCGGTGGCGGCGGCGGTCGCGTGTTGGCGCCCACAATCGCACCGGTCGCGGCGCCCAGGACGCCGCCCGCGAGAGCCGCGCCCGGCGACCCCCCGGCCGCCGCGCCGAGCGCCAATCCGGTCGCTCCGCCGATCGCCGCACCCGATGTCGCGCGCTGCTCCGGCGTATAGCCGCAGCCGGAGAGGACAAGACCGAGCATCGCTATCGAAAGGCCGTTGCGCATCTTCATTTCTGCCTCCACCGCGAAGGAAATGCCTTTTTCAAAGGTGCAGAAATCCCTTAAAATTTTGTCGGGATCGCGGTGGGCGTGCGGCGCCAATATTCCGCTTCGGTTGACGGCAGACCGTCACGCGCCTATCCCGAGCCGGCCAGTCGGCTGGATGGCCGCCGCTTTTGCGGAGGAAAGTCCGGGCTCCATAGAGACACGGTGCCGGATAACGTCCGGCGGGGGTGACCCCAGGGATAGCGCCACAGAAACGAGACCGCCCGCCGGTTCGCCGGCAGGCAAGGGTGAAACGGTGCGGTAAGAGCGCACCGCGTGGCTGGTAACAGTCGCGGCATGGCAAGCCCCACCGGGAGCAAAACCGAATAGGGGCGCAGGCGGTCTCGCAAGAGGCCGCAGGGCCGTCTCTGGCCCGCGTCCGGGTAGGTTGCTTGAGACGGTCGGCAACGGCCGTCCCAGAGGAATGGCCATCACGCGCGCTTCGCGCGCCATACCAAACCCGGCTTATAGGCCGACTGGCAATTTTTACGCGCCATTTTTACGGGCCGTGCGTGGCCGGCTTAGTTCAGCCGGCCCGCCGCGTGCGCAAGCATCGTATAGACCTTGCCCGTCTCCGAGGTGAGATAGGTGCGGGTCAGCGTGTCGTCGCGATCGTCGCGGCTGACATCGGCAAGCAGGCGCTCGAATTCCTGGATATAGCGATCGACCGTGATGCGGAATTCGCTGTCGCCACGATAGCGGCGGCGGATTTCCTCGAAGGTCTGCGCGCCGCGGCCGATGTAGATGCCGCGCGCGAAGGCTCCGCTCTCGCCGCTGCGATAGCGATCCCATGCCTCGGCGATCGCCGCGTGATCGACCATCCGCGCGATATCGTGGGAGATCGTCTCCAGCGGCTCCGAGGCCGCGGCGGCGCGCCCGATCGCGGGCAGGCCACGCGGCGGCGACGGCTCTTCCGGCTGGAACGGCCGGCGCGGCGTCTGCTGATCCTCGCGCGAGGCGCGGGCCAGCAGATCGGACAGCCAGCCAGGGCTACGGTCGGCGGCCGCGGGACGCGGTGGTGCCGCCGGCGCCGGTGCCGGGCGTGCCGCACGCGGCGGCTCGGACCGTGCGGGCTCCAGCCGTCGCGCGGGTGCGGCCTCACGCGGGGCGGTCACCGGGTCCGAAAGATCGTAGGAATGCCCGGAACGCGCGACGATATCCGTCAGCTCGTTGAGCGCCTTGATCTGATCGGCGACGGCCCGGCGCATTGCTGCGGTTTGCTCGGCCGTCTCCTGCGGCAGGCCGACGGCGTTGCGGCGGACTTCCTCGCGGGTCGTCTCCAGCTCGCGCTGGATCTCGCGGGCAATGCCGCGCATCTCCGCCGCGGCCGTCTGGAACCGCGCCGTCGATTTGCCGAAGATATCTTCGATCTCGGCGCTCGCCTGCTGATAGGCCGCCTGCAGAAGCTCGGCGGTGCGCTCGCGCTCGCTGCCGATCGAAGCACGGATATCACTGAATTGCCGTTCCACCTGGCCTG is part of the Methylovirgula ligni genome and harbors:
- a CDS encoding FmdB family zinc ribbon protein, which translates into the protein MPLYSYHCSKCDKDFELLVRSSDTPACPTCGNIEIAQQVSFVAPENKSRAFLRGARDQAAREGHLSNFSRSERGGS
- a CDS encoding N-acetylmuramoyl-L-alanine amidase; translation: MQDFAPDSPLAVAHPSPNHGDRDEQVPRAIILHYTGMKTGAAALERLRDPASEVSAHYVVEEDGRIFQLVPEARRAWHAGKSSWAGETDMNSASIGIEIVNGGHDFGNPAFPDAQIEAVIALCRDIAQRYGIPPQDILAHSDIAPERKADPGELFPWAKLASAGVGHYVPPHPLGPDAGLSLGDEGAEVWNLQRKLVAYGYGLDVTGVYDDQTEKVVIAFQRHFRPARIDGKADLSTLKTLQDLLASS